Proteins from one Halococcus hamelinensis 100A6 genomic window:
- a CDS encoding sodium:solute symporter family protein — protein sequence MVAVVQTVVFAVYMLGVLCIGLFASRYIEDTPSSFYVADKGLGTVILLFTLMSSILSSFTFFGLGAQARGTGLGVAAVFIINVVFWGPMFASFGTKVKRVGDRFDYITPAEYVRARFDNEVVPIVYIALTTLALIGYATVQIIGGGVALNILMDVPYVYAIVAMAAFMAIYIHVSGMLGVAWTDTIQGSMMFLSLIGAVVAILVIIGPGELVSGVQNVNADLFTFEGPVGSWTPLFVVTFGLGFAVASTSLPHLFQRFLAADSTRSMKRSAVLLPILGLLMSLAGIVIGVWSIGIVPDIQNPDYAIGEVFLEITGPVVSGIILSAAVAALMSTTDSLLLSLSSLIGRDIYRRHINPDASEKREVQATQVILFALIAVALVLAYIRPATIFQLGALAVVMHGPIAPTLYFTLYWDGATAEGSIASMVVGEAVVLGYFLGWIPSRYEFGLYYGFIGLVVTVVVFVAVSSVTSTYAKDLADEILSA from the coding sequence ATGGTCGCCGTCGTCCAAACGGTCGTCTTCGCGGTCTACATGCTGGGGGTACTCTGCATCGGACTGTTCGCCTCACGCTACATCGAGGATACGCCGAGCTCCTTCTACGTGGCCGATAAGGGCCTCGGCACCGTCATCCTCCTCTTCACGTTGATGTCCTCCATCCTGAGTTCGTTCACCTTCTTCGGGCTCGGCGCACAGGCGAGAGGGACCGGTCTCGGCGTGGCGGCCGTGTTCATCATCAACGTCGTCTTCTGGGGGCCGATGTTCGCGTCCTTCGGAACGAAGGTGAAGCGCGTCGGCGACCGATTCGACTACATCACGCCCGCCGAGTACGTCCGTGCCAGATTCGACAACGAAGTCGTGCCCATCGTCTACATCGCGCTGACGACGCTGGCCCTGATCGGCTACGCCACGGTCCAGATCATCGGCGGCGGGGTCGCGCTGAACATCCTGATGGACGTGCCGTACGTCTACGCCATCGTCGCGATGGCGGCGTTCATGGCCATCTACATCCACGTCTCCGGGATGCTCGGCGTCGCCTGGACCGACACCATACAGGGGTCCATGATGTTCCTCAGTCTCATCGGTGCGGTCGTCGCCATACTGGTCATCATCGGGCCGGGCGAACTGGTGAGTGGCGTTCAGAACGTGAACGCCGACCTGTTCACGTTCGAGGGACCGGTCGGGTCGTGGACGCCGCTGTTCGTCGTCACGTTCGGTTTGGGGTTCGCCGTCGCATCGACGAGTCTCCCACACCTCTTCCAGCGGTTCCTGGCTGCTGACTCGACCCGTTCGATGAAGCGGTCGGCGGTACTGCTCCCGATCCTCGGGCTCCTGATGTCGCTCGCGGGGATCGTCATCGGCGTCTGGTCGATCGGTATCGTCCCGGACATCCAGAACCCCGACTACGCGATCGGGGAGGTCTTCCTTGAGATCACGGGGCCGGTCGTGTCCGGGATCATCCTTTCGGCAGCCGTCGCGGCGCTGATGTCCACGACCGACTCGCTTCTGTTGTCGCTGAGTTCCCTGATCGGCCGTGACATCTATCGGCGGCACATCAATCCCGACGCGAGCGAGAAGCGGGAAGTCCAAGCGACGCAGGTGATCCTCTTCGCGCTGATCGCCGTCGCCCTCGTTCTGGCGTACATTCGGCCGGCGACCATCTTCCAGCTCGGTGCGCTCGCCGTCGTCATGCACGGCCCGATAGCCCCGACGCTGTACTTCACGCTCTACTGGGACGGGGCCACCGCCGAGGGGAGTATCGCGTCGATGGTGGTCGGCGAGGCCGTCGTGCTGGGCTACTTCCTCGGCTGGATCCCGAGCCGGTACGAGTTCGGTCTGTACTACGGGTTCATCGGCCTCGTCGTCACGGTCGTCGTGTTCGTCGCCGTGAGCAGCGTCACGTCGACCTACGCGAAGGACCTGGCGGACGAGATCCTCTCGGCGTAG
- a CDS encoding tRNA-binding protein: protein MGIDEPDIDPETFLSDVEMRIGEVVSVEEFPEARKDVYKLEVDFGGETRQSAAGLTRYEKDDLVGRQVVAVTNLGAVTIAGFESQCLVTGVDDGDGGVIHLQPESEVENGTRVY from the coding sequence ATGGGCATCGACGAACCCGACATCGATCCCGAAACGTTTCTCTCGGATGTCGAGATGCGGATCGGCGAGGTCGTCTCGGTCGAGGAGTTCCCCGAGGCGCGAAAGGACGTCTACAAACTCGAGGTGGACTTCGGCGGCGAGACCAGACAGTCGGCGGCCGGGCTGACCCGCTACGAGAAGGACGACCTCGTGGGTCGCCAGGTCGTCGCGGTGACGAACCTCGGGGCGGTCACCATCGCGGGCTTCGAGAGCCAGTGTCTCGTCACCGGTGTGGATGATGGTGATGGTGGTGTGATCCATCTCCAGCCCGAGAGCGAGGTCGAGAACGGAACGCGGGTGTACTGA
- a CDS encoding MFS transporter: MERNEAVTVSEVLDRIPVGRFHHRLLAICGGAWAFDGMEVIIISFTLPVLIGAWGLSGLTAGLLGAASLMGMIVGNWWWGWYADRHGRKGAFQWTVLIYSVFTGLTALSVGFYSGFGLRFLTGVGLGGALAVDTSYLSEHLPTDRRGRYLVYLDAFWPIGNVLAVALAWVFLAQLPTNGMVALPVLGAVEGWRLLFVSASMPALLVFVIRSQLHETPYFLAQSGDLEAANDRLRTIAETNGESYEPIEGPVTTRPAAGIRRLFEADLRRRTVMIAVAWFAINFGYYGVFIWLPQTVGASGVVGSIYGYFILIGVVQIPGYFSAAYLVERVGRKPTLGAYLVLSGVFTFVFAASMPGVDFLGLGLSGFWPFFGGLLAASFFTLGAWGAIYAYTPELFPTNARATGNGFAGGVGKIAAVIGPILAGALVPQGYLVALLPLAAAFVVGGVVVLAFGRETMGEPLT; encoded by the coding sequence ATGGAACGAAACGAAGCGGTCACCGTCTCGGAAGTACTCGACAGAATTCCCGTCGGGCGGTTTCACCACCGTCTGCTGGCGATCTGCGGCGGCGCGTGGGCGTTCGACGGGATGGAGGTCATCATCATCAGCTTCACCCTCCCGGTGCTCATCGGCGCGTGGGGGCTCTCGGGGCTCACGGCGGGGCTGCTGGGCGCGGCGAGCTTGATGGGGATGATCGTCGGCAACTGGTGGTGGGGCTGGTACGCCGACCGCCACGGTCGGAAGGGGGCCTTCCAGTGGACGGTGTTGATCTACTCGGTGTTCACCGGGCTGACCGCGCTCTCGGTCGGGTTCTACTCGGGCTTCGGGCTTCGATTCCTCACTGGCGTCGGCCTCGGCGGCGCGCTCGCGGTCGACACCTCCTATCTCTCCGAACACCTCCCGACGGATCGCAGAGGACGGTATCTGGTCTACCTCGACGCCTTCTGGCCGATCGGGAACGTGCTCGCCGTGGCGCTCGCGTGGGTCTTCCTCGCCCAGCTCCCCACCAACGGCATGGTCGCCCTGCCGGTACTCGGTGCTGTCGAGGGCTGGCGATTGCTGTTCGTGAGCGCTTCCATGCCCGCGCTGCTCGTGTTCGTGATCCGCTCACAGCTCCACGAGACGCCGTACTTCCTCGCGCAGTCGGGCGATCTGGAGGCGGCGAACGACCGGCTCAGGACGATCGCCGAGACCAACGGCGAGTCCTACGAACCGATCGAGGGTCCCGTCACGACCCGTCCCGCCGCCGGGATCCGACGGCTGTTCGAGGCGGACCTCCGGCGGCGAACCGTGATGATCGCGGTCGCGTGGTTCGCCATCAACTTCGGCTACTACGGGGTGTTCATCTGGCTACCCCAGACCGTGGGCGCGTCGGGGGTCGTGGGGAGCATCTACGGCTACTTCATCCTCATCGGGGTCGTCCAGATCCCGGGCTACTTCAGCGCGGCCTACCTCGTCGAGCGGGTCGGCCGAAAGCCCACGCTCGGCGCGTACCTCGTTCTCTCGGGCGTCTTCACCTTCGTCTTCGCCGCCTCGATGCCGGGGGTAGACTTCCTCGGGCTCGGACTCTCGGGCTTCTGGCCGTTCTTCGGCGGACTGCTCGCCGCCTCCTTCTTCACGCTCGGCGCGTGGGGCGCGATCTACGCCTACACGCCCGAACTCTTCCCGACGAACGCGCGCGCGACCGGCAACGGCTTCGCGGGCGGTGTGGGAAAGATCGCCGCCGTCATCGGCCCGATCCTCGCGGGGGCACTCGTCCCGCAGGGCTATCTGGTCGCACTCCTGCCCCTCGCCGCGGCGTTCGTCGTTGGAGGAGTCGTGGTGCTCGCCTTCGGCCGCGAGACGATGGGCGAGCCGCTCACCTGA
- a CDS encoding protein-tyrosine phosphatase family protein: MRASRAVDVVRDENRSLIRPFGYVEDYPVVRRIGEYDLFLGNRLAADPSHHDREFAFVLTLAGDAEPLTTHHCPLVDGPGNDWSAFETAVDTARRLFRRDGSLLVHCTAGVSRSSTVLATTLAAEERTSLAAGFDTVLDARPSAVSHPALRELAVVYLAARAESPSRG, encoded by the coding sequence GTGCGGGCGAGCCGAGCCGTCGACGTGGTTCGGGACGAGAACCGTTCGCTGATACGGCCGTTCGGCTACGTCGAGGACTACCCAGTGGTCCGCCGCATCGGCGAGTACGACCTGTTCCTCGGGAACCGGCTCGCGGCCGACCCCAGCCATCACGACCGGGAGTTCGCGTTCGTGCTCACGCTCGCCGGCGACGCGGAGCCGCTGACGACCCATCACTGCCCGCTCGTCGACGGTCCCGGTAACGACTGGTCGGCGTTCGAGACCGCCGTCGACACCGCTCGACGGCTCTTTCGCCGGGACGGCTCCCTCTTGGTCCACTGCACTGCCGGGGTCTCGCGGAGCAGCACGGTACTCGCGACGACCCTGGCCGCGGAGGAGCGGACGAGCCTCGCGGCGGGGTTCGATACCGTGCTCGACGCGCGCCCGTCCGCCGTCTCCCACCCGGCGCTCCGCGAACTGGCGGTCGTCTATCTCGCCGCTCGGGCGGAGTCCCCGTCTCGCGGGTGA
- a CDS encoding DUF63 family protein yields the protein MQILQVLPEGSTLPPVAYLVVLVLALAGVALALRRVGPRVTDRVVVSFAPWMVVGSSCYVLYQVHDTSSFLLKPFFSSPTVYVSVAVLAGAVWAASAAAGLPADRWRPPSVPSVVGLSGAVLAVVVVGWALAMSAPDLEPVWPGVALAVAVVCAAAVWVAIRRLVPATRVTGAVGGLCVLGHALDGVSTAVGIDVLGFGERSPFSRAIIEFAATLPTASLLGAGWLFVVVKLALAAAVLVLLASYVREEPGEGYLLLGAVAAVGLGPGAHNLLLFTIAS from the coding sequence ATGCAGATCCTCCAGGTCCTCCCCGAGGGTTCGACGCTGCCGCCGGTGGCCTATCTCGTCGTGCTCGTGCTCGCGCTCGCCGGCGTGGCGCTCGCGCTCCGCCGGGTCGGGCCGCGCGTCACCGACCGGGTGGTGGTCTCGTTCGCGCCGTGGATGGTGGTCGGGTCGTCCTGTTACGTGCTCTATCAGGTCCACGATACGTCCTCGTTCCTTCTCAAACCCTTCTTCTCCTCGCCCACGGTCTACGTCTCGGTCGCGGTGCTCGCGGGCGCGGTCTGGGCGGCGAGCGCGGCCGCCGGCCTCCCCGCCGACCGCTGGCGGCCCCCATCCGTCCCGAGCGTGGTCGGTCTCTCGGGTGCCGTTCTGGCGGTCGTCGTGGTCGGCTGGGCGCTCGCGATGAGCGCGCCGGACCTCGAACCGGTGTGGCCAGGGGTGGCGCTGGCGGTCGCGGTCGTCTGTGCGGCGGCGGTCTGGGTGGCGATCCGACGGCTGGTGCCCGCGACCCGCGTGACCGGCGCGGTCGGGGGGCTCTGCGTTCTCGGCCACGCGCTCGACGGCGTCTCGACCGCCGTCGGGATCGACGTGCTGGGCTTCGGCGAGCGCTCGCCGTTCTCCCGGGCGATCATCGAGTTCGCCGCCACGCTTCCGACCGCCTCCCTTCTGGGGGCCGGCTGGCTGTTCGTCGTCGTCAAACTCGCGCTCGCGGCGGCGGTGCTCGTCCTCTTGGCGAGTTACGTTCGCGAGGAACCCGGCGAGGGCTACCTCCTGCTCGGTGCGGTCGCCGCGGTGGGGCTCGGTCCCGGCGCACACAACCTCCTCCTGTTCACGATTGCGTCGTGA
- a CDS encoding winged helix-turn-helix domain-containing protein, with amino-acid sequence MKQETTAATVPTDRLESAFRTLASETRIRILFALYDSPDRVVSFSDLNDRVGLGDSGRFNYHLKQLTGRFIYRTDEGYALLFSGLAVCRSMLASFADEHSVEPFALDGECYDCGATLVARYDHEYVVIGCPDCGIEFHDFPFPPGTLAGRDTDDLLWVYDGWMRAQTALAVDGLCTWCFGRRTSELVAGEDPDDPPTVVHTCRRCGADMHTAVGETFQSSPPVVAFLYDHGIDVRRTPSWEIEYLWDDQYVVVDSTDPWRVRFTIPADDETLSLTIDGDVRVLDVTRE; translated from the coding sequence ATGAAACAGGAGACCACGGCGGCCACGGTGCCGACCGACCGCCTCGAAAGTGCGTTTCGGACCCTGGCGAGCGAGACCCGGATCCGGATCCTGTTCGCGCTCTACGACTCCCCCGACCGGGTGGTGTCCTTCTCCGACCTCAACGATCGGGTCGGGCTCGGCGACAGCGGCCGGTTCAACTACCACCTCAAACAGCTCACCGGACGGTTCATCTACCGGACCGACGAGGGCTATGCCCTCCTGTTCAGCGGCCTCGCGGTCTGTCGGTCGATGCTCGCGTCGTTCGCCGACGAACACAGCGTTGAGCCGTTCGCCCTCGACGGCGAGTGCTACGACTGCGGGGCGACCCTCGTGGCGCGCTACGACCACGAGTACGTCGTGATCGGCTGTCCGGACTGCGGGATCGAGTTCCACGACTTCCCCTTTCCGCCGGGAACCCTCGCGGGCCGGGACACCGACGACCTCCTCTGGGTCTACGACGGCTGGATGCGCGCCCAGACCGCGCTCGCTGTCGACGGCCTCTGTACGTGGTGTTTCGGCCGACGGACCTCCGAACTCGTCGCCGGCGAGGACCCCGACGACCCGCCGACGGTCGTCCACACCTGCCGGCGCTGCGGGGCCGACATGCACACCGCCGTCGGCGAGACCTTCCAGTCCTCGCCTCCCGTCGTCGCCTTCCTCTACGACCACGGCATCGACGTCCGGCGCACCCCCTCCTGGGAGATCGAGTACCTCTGGGACGACCAGTACGTGGTGGTCGACTCCACCGACCCCTGGCGGGTGCGGTTCACGATCCCCGCCGACGACGAGACCCTCTCGCTCACCATCGACGGCGACGTGCGGGTGCTCGACGTGACACGCGAGTAG
- a CDS encoding tRNA (N(6)-L-threonylcarbamoyladenosine(37)-C(2))-methylthiotransferase, whose product MASYHIETYGCTANRGESREIERRLRDGGHHPAEGPKAADVAILNTCTVVEKTETNMLRRARELEEETADLVVTGCMALAQGEQFADVDARVCGWDEVPEVVRNGECPTTAPGTEPILDGVVGILPIARGCMSNCSYCITKHATGKIDSPPIEENVEKARALVHAGAKEIRVTGQDTGVYGWDEGERKLHRLLDRICDIEGDFRVRVGMANPKGVHGIREELAEVFAENEKLYDFLHIPVQSGSDDVLGAMRRQHQVREFREVVETFDAHLDHWTLATDFIVGFPTETDADHEASMELLRETTPERINVTRFSKRPGTDAADMKGLGGTLKKERSSAMTDLKMDVVENAYRSMVGECHEVLVVEQGTGDSVKAYDEAYRQVIIREADERGIEPGDVVEVVVTSQNTVYAFGEPVWAEADPAPVV is encoded by the coding sequence ATGGCCAGCTATCACATCGAAACCTACGGCTGCACCGCGAACCGCGGCGAGAGCCGCGAGATCGAGCGCCGGCTCCGCGACGGGGGTCACCACCCCGCCGAGGGCCCCAAAGCAGCCGACGTGGCCATCCTCAACACCTGCACCGTGGTCGAGAAAACCGAGACCAACATGCTCCGGCGGGCACGCGAACTGGAAGAGGAAACCGCCGACCTCGTCGTCACGGGCTGTATGGCGCTCGCCCAGGGTGAGCAGTTCGCCGACGTCGACGCCCGGGTCTGTGGCTGGGACGAGGTCCCCGAAGTCGTCCGGAACGGCGAGTGTCCCACCACCGCCCCCGGTACGGAACCGATCCTCGACGGGGTAGTCGGGATCCTCCCGATCGCGCGGGGCTGTATGAGCAACTGCTCGTACTGCATCACGAAACACGCGACGGGGAAGATCGACTCACCACCAATTGAAGAGAACGTCGAGAAGGCCCGCGCGCTGGTCCACGCCGGCGCGAAGGAGATCCGGGTGACGGGGCAGGATACGGGTGTCTACGGCTGGGACGAGGGCGAGCGAAAGCTCCACCGGCTCCTCGACCGGATCTGCGACATCGAGGGGGACTTTCGAGTACGCGTCGGGATGGCGAACCCGAAAGGGGTACACGGAATTCGTGAGGAGCTCGCCGAGGTCTTCGCGGAAAACGAGAAGCTCTACGACTTCCTCCACATCCCAGTGCAGTCGGGCAGCGACGACGTGCTCGGCGCGATGCGCCGCCAGCACCAGGTGCGCGAGTTCCGCGAGGTGGTCGAGACGTTCGACGCACACCTCGACCACTGGACCCTCGCCACCGACTTCATCGTGGGTTTCCCCACGGAGACCGACGCCGACCACGAGGCCTCGATGGAGCTCCTCCGGGAGACGACACCCGAGCGGATCAACGTCACGCGCTTCTCGAAGCGCCCCGGCACCGATGCCGCCGACATGAAGGGACTGGGTGGGACACTGAAGAAGGAGCGCTCGTCGGCGATGACGGACCTGAAGATGGACGTGGTCGAGAACGCCTACCGCTCGATGGTCGGCGAGTGCCACGAAGTGTTGGTGGTCGAGCAGGGAACCGGGGATTCGGTGAAGGCCTACGACGAGGCCTACCGCCAAGTGATCATCCGCGAGGCGGACGAGCGCGGCATCGAGCCCGGCGACGTCGTGGAGGTCGTGGTGACCAGTCAAAACACGGTCTACGCGTTCGGCGAGCCGGTCTGGGCCGAAGCCGACCCCGCTCCCGTCGTGTGA
- the deoC gene encoding deoxyribose-phosphate aldolase, which translates to MDRTALAAAVDHTVLGPETTPGDVERVVGEAAEYGMNACVPPCYLDIAREAGPDVTLATVVGFPHGQHAPETKRDEAVRAWEVGADELDVVLNVGRLRAGEDDAVADELAEVVAGVPVPVKVIIEAPLLGDEEKHRACECAVAADADFVKTATGFAGGATVADVELMSEYLPVKASGGIGSYEAASGMFEAGAERIGASSGVAILEGFDAANE; encoded by the coding sequence ATGGACCGCACCGCGCTCGCCGCCGCCGTCGACCACACGGTCCTGGGTCCCGAAACCACCCCAGGGGACGTCGAACGGGTCGTCGGCGAAGCCGCCGAGTACGGCATGAACGCCTGTGTACCGCCGTGCTATCTGGACATCGCCCGCGAGGCGGGACCCGACGTCACCCTCGCCACCGTCGTCGGCTTCCCGCACGGCCAGCACGCTCCCGAGACCAAACGCGACGAGGCGGTGCGGGCGTGGGAGGTCGGCGCGGACGAACTCGACGTCGTCCTCAACGTCGGGCGGCTCCGCGCGGGCGAGGACGACGCCGTGGCCGACGAACTCGCCGAGGTGGTCGCCGGCGTGCCCGTCCCGGTGAAAGTCATCATCGAAGCCCCCCTCTTGGGCGACGAGGAGAAACACCGTGCGTGCGAGTGCGCCGTCGCCGCCGACGCCGACTTCGTGAAGACCGCGACCGGCTTCGCCGGCGGCGCGACCGTCGCGGACGTCGAACTGATGAGCGAGTACCTCCCGGTGAAGGCCAGTGGGGGAATCGGCAGTTACGAAGCGGCGAGCGGGATGTTCGAAGCGGGTGCGGAGCGGATCGGTGCGTCGAGCGGCGTCGCCATCCTCGAGGGGTTCGACGCGGCGAACGAGTAG
- a CDS encoding HFX_2341 family transcriptional regulator, whose protein sequence is MQTHIVPVGFDYDRLIAPLVRDKLDVDRVILLEGAVGSAANVEYSRNLAAKLEQDFRNLLGAETERFVVEDVYDYDAAFEQAYGLINAELDAGRDVWANVSAMPRPVSFAFATAAHSIGVERSEDRERIHTYYTVPEKYLETELAEELRRQTDLLDDLDTELDDDRIGERVESARDLLAEFDERGTTIGAKAVDGSHILEIPVASFSNVKPFEELILFKLGEDGPFESVSELAQALARELAEEYTDSFRSKVIYNVDRLGPSDKGYIEQDSRGKSHRTKLSRIGELWVRSHADDATATEE, encoded by the coding sequence ATGCAGACCCACATCGTCCCCGTCGGGTTCGATTACGACCGGCTCATCGCCCCGCTGGTCCGGGACAAGCTCGACGTCGACCGGGTGATCCTCCTCGAAGGCGCAGTCGGGAGCGCCGCGAACGTCGAGTACTCCCGAAACCTCGCGGCGAAGCTCGAACAGGACTTCAGGAACCTCCTGGGGGCCGAAACCGAGCGGTTCGTCGTCGAGGACGTCTACGACTACGACGCGGCGTTCGAGCAGGCCTACGGCCTCATCAACGCCGAACTCGACGCGGGCCGGGACGTCTGGGCCAACGTCAGCGCGATGCCCCGGCCCGTGAGCTTCGCGTTCGCCACCGCGGCCCACTCCATCGGGGTCGAGCGCAGCGAGGACCGCGAGCGGATCCACACCTACTACACGGTGCCGGAGAAGTACCTCGAAACCGAGCTCGCGGAGGAGCTCCGCCGCCAGACCGACCTCCTCGACGACCTCGACACCGAGCTCGACGACGACCGGATCGGCGAGCGTGTCGAGAGCGCCCGGGACCTCCTCGCGGAGTTCGACGAGCGCGGCACCACCATCGGCGCGAAGGCCGTCGACGGGAGCCACATCCTCGAAATTCCCGTAGCTTCCTTCTCGAACGTCAAACCCTTCGAGGAGCTCATCCTGTTCAAACTCGGCGAGGACGGCCCGTTCGAGAGCGTCTCCGAACTCGCACAGGCCCTCGCGCGTGAACTCGCGGAGGAGTACACCGACAGCTTCCGCTCGAAGGTCATCTACAACGTCGACAGGCTGGGGCCGAGCGACAAGGGCTACATCGAACAGGACTCACGGGGCAAATCCCACCGCACGAAGCTCTCGCGGATCGGCGAACTCTGGGTGCGCTCGCACGCCGACGACGCGACGGCCACGGAGGAGTGA
- the larE gene encoding ATP-dependent sacrificial sulfur transferase LarE, with the protein MNTEAKAAAVRESLAERDGVLVAFSGGVDSSVVAALAHDALGDGAVACTAKSETLPEAELDDAKRVAEEIGIRHELAEFSELDSQAFVENDGERCYHCRTMRLSAMFDAARERGIETVCDGTNASDPGEGHRPGLRAVEELDAYSPLLDHDITKEEVREIARDYGLSVADKPSMACLSSRIPTGLEVTEERLSRVERAETLLRTWGFEQFRVRDHDGLARIEVAPDELERALDPDFARAARDHLTDIGFDHVTLDLDGYRTGSVSPANDDLDLDVEYPTSTD; encoded by the coding sequence ATGAACACGGAGGCAAAGGCCGCCGCCGTCCGGGAATCGCTCGCCGAGCGCGACGGCGTGCTCGTCGCCTTCTCGGGCGGGGTGGACTCGAGCGTGGTCGCGGCGCTCGCCCACGACGCGCTCGGGGACGGTGCGGTGGCGTGTACCGCCAAAAGCGAGACGCTGCCCGAAGCGGAGCTCGACGACGCGAAACGCGTGGCCGAGGAGATCGGCATCCGCCACGAGCTCGCCGAGTTCTCGGAGCTCGACAGCCAGGCGTTCGTCGAGAACGACGGCGAGCGGTGCTATCACTGCCGCACGATGCGGCTCTCGGCGATGTTCGACGCCGCGCGCGAGCGCGGGATCGAGACGGTCTGTGACGGCACCAACGCCTCCGACCCCGGCGAGGGCCACCGGCCCGGCCTCCGCGCGGTCGAGGAGTTGGACGCCTACTCGCCGCTGCTCGACCACGACATCACCAAGGAGGAGGTCCGCGAGATCGCCCGCGACTACGGCCTCTCGGTGGCCGACAAACCCTCGATGGCCTGTCTCTCCTCGCGGATCCCCACGGGACTGGAAGTCACCGAAGAGCGCCTCAGTCGGGTCGAACGGGCCGAAACCCTCCTCCGGACCTGGGGCTTCGAGCAGTTCCGGGTCCGCGACCACGACGGCCTCGCGCGCATCGAGGTCGCGCCCGACGAACTGGAGCGCGCGCTCGATCCCGACTTCGCGCGGGCCGCCCGCGACCACCTCACCGACATCGGTTTCGACCACGTCACCCTCGACCTCGACGGCTACCGGACGGGCAGCGTCAGCCCCGCGAACGACGACCTCGACCTCGACGTCGAGTATCCGACCTCGACCGACTGA
- a CDS encoding HAD family hydrolase: protein MSEYDAVVFDSDGILVAPPRHDAQVAAARAAFDDLGIEDVDREALAGLVTDPSADRIGDLAATHDVDPEAVWNARERHDERFQERAFEDGSRTTYDDVSAIADIAGTRGVVSNNHHATIEFVLDFFDLEHLFETYYGRENGIGNLARRKPNPHYIERALADLDAADDRVLYVGDSESDVVAADRAAVDSAFVRRPHREGLDLSVSPTYEVADLHAVRRIANGS, encoded by the coding sequence GTGAGCGAATACGACGCGGTGGTGTTCGACAGCGACGGGATCCTCGTCGCGCCGCCCCGGCACGACGCCCAGGTCGCGGCGGCGCGGGCGGCGTTCGACGACCTCGGGATAGAGGACGTCGACCGCGAGGCACTCGCGGGGCTCGTCACCGACCCGAGCGCCGACCGGATCGGCGACCTCGCGGCGACCCACGACGTCGACCCCGAGGCGGTCTGGAACGCCCGCGAGCGCCACGACGAGCGTTTCCAGGAGCGCGCCTTCGAGGACGGCTCGCGGACGACCTACGACGACGTGAGCGCGATCGCGGACATCGCGGGAACGCGCGGCGTCGTGAGCAACAACCACCACGCGACGATCGAGTTCGTGCTCGATTTCTTCGACCTCGAACACCTCTTCGAGACCTACTACGGTCGCGAAAACGGGATCGGAAACCTCGCGCGCCGGAAGCCGAACCCCCACTACATCGAGCGCGCGCTGGCGGACCTTGACGCGGCCGACGACCGGGTGCTCTACGTCGGCGACAGCGAGAGCGACGTCGTGGCCGCGGACCGGGCGGCGGTCGACTCGGCGTTCGTCCGCCGGCCCCACCGCGAGGGGCTGGATCTCTCCGTCTCGCCGACCTACGAGGTCGCGGACCTCCACGCGGTGCGGCGGATCGCGAACGGTAGTTGA
- a CDS encoding histidine phosphatase family protein produces MTTVVCLRHGETDWNATRRLQGWAPTPLNDRGREQAAAAGAHLAASYDVDRLLASDLRRTRETATVLHESGVEPAPVFESTWRERDFGVYQGLTYDEMFSEYPEFAVGRSGESALALTPERGESLLDLRERVVDGFDRLLADSGADETVLVVTHGGVLYALVSHLTDTDFVTVVDEGGQGNCAVNEFRAVDDGVEAVRTNDTSYRE; encoded by the coding sequence ATGACCACCGTCGTCTGCCTCCGCCACGGCGAAACCGACTGGAACGCGACCCGCCGGCTCCAGGGCTGGGCTCCCACCCCGCTGAACGACCGCGGCCGCGAACAGGCCGCCGCGGCGGGAGCCCACCTCGCCGCGAGCTACGACGTCGACCGGCTGCTCGCCTCCGACCTCCGGCGAACTCGCGAGACCGCCACCGTCCTCCACGAGTCGGGGGTCGAACCCGCCCCCGTCTTCGAGTCGACCTGGCGCGAACGGGACTTCGGGGTCTATCAGGGCCTCACCTACGACGAGATGTTCTCGGAGTATCCCGAGTTCGCGGTCGGGCGGTCGGGCGAGTCCGCGCTCGCGCTGACCCCCGAGCGCGGCGAGAGCCTGCTCGACCTCCGCGAGCGCGTGGTCGATGGGTTCGACCGCCTGCTCGCCGATTCGGGAGCCGACGAAACGGTCCTGGTCGTCACCCACGGCGGGGTGCTCTACGCCCTCGTCAGCCACCTCACGGACACCGACTTCGTGACGGTCGTCGACGAGGGCGGACAGGGCAACTGCGCCGTCAACGAGTTTCGAGCGGTGGACGATGGGGTCGAAGCGGTCCGGACGAACGACACGAGCTATCGGGAGTGA